A region from the Thauera humireducens genome encodes:
- a CDS encoding lysozyme, with amino-acid sequence MTTQPNPKLDWPIAYEAVLEIGRSEGCKLKAYRCPAGVPTIGWGHTRGVKMGDTCTQEQADAWFVEDLTEFADGVKRALKRDADDSELGAMVSLAYNIGLAGFKGSTVLKRHNEGDRQSAARAFALWNKARINGVLQVVDGLTARRAREAALYLSDDDMPMPQTIEPESSLKSSPIAQASVAATAAAVLGTLTESTETGQLVAAALGIQPVYGVLLAVLWSGGVSLYQRMKQRKEGWA; translated from the coding sequence GTGACCACACAACCGAACCCGAAGCTCGACTGGCCCATCGCCTACGAGGCTGTGCTGGAGATCGGCCGCTCCGAGGGGTGCAAACTCAAGGCATATCGCTGCCCCGCAGGTGTTCCGACGATCGGCTGGGGCCACACGCGCGGCGTCAAGATGGGCGACACCTGTACGCAAGAGCAGGCCGACGCCTGGTTCGTCGAAGACCTGACCGAGTTCGCAGACGGCGTGAAGCGGGCGCTCAAGCGCGACGCGGACGACTCCGAGCTGGGGGCGATGGTATCGCTGGCCTACAACATCGGGCTCGCCGGATTCAAGGGCTCGACTGTCCTGAAGCGGCACAACGAGGGTGATCGTCAGTCTGCCGCTCGTGCATTCGCACTGTGGAACAAGGCGCGCATCAACGGGGTTCTTCAGGTCGTCGACGGGCTGACTGCGCGACGCGCGAGAGAGGCCGCCCTGTATCTGTCGGACGACGACATGCCGATGCCCCAGACAATCGAGCCCGAGTCGAGCCTGAAGTCGAGCCCCATCGCACAAGCCAGCGTCGCTGCAACCGCCGCAGCGGTGCTTGGCACACTGACCGAATCCACCGAGACCGGCCAGCTTGTCGCCGCAGCGCTGGGCATCCAGCCCGTGTATGGCGTGCTGCTGGCGGTGTTGTGGTCTGGCGGGGTA
- a CDS encoding DUF6682 family protein, protein MNRGALRRRVRLLAQDTARPYMWQDEDIDDWLNEAQQEGAVRARLLRATPATDGNLCEHSLGAGESTVTIPHSLFEISHQSWRQGDRTARLHLVSREWMDTTIPRWRDEPAGEPAYLVQDANVLQLSPAPSIAGTLLLEGYRMPKAMESDEDEPEIPAFHHVHLVQWAMHVGYSIPDAETFNPDKSRIAEAEFSRFFGSRPDADLRASTRHDEAQRIVAWL, encoded by the coding sequence ATGAATCGGGGAGCCTTGCGCCGTCGCGTCCGCCTGCTGGCCCAAGATACGGCCCGTCCGTATATGTGGCAGGACGAGGATATTGACGACTGGCTCAACGAGGCGCAGCAGGAGGGCGCCGTTCGCGCTCGCCTTTTGCGCGCAACGCCTGCGACCGACGGAAACCTCTGCGAGCACAGCCTTGGTGCTGGCGAGTCGACAGTCACAATCCCGCACAGCCTGTTCGAGATCAGCCACCAGTCGTGGCGACAAGGCGATCGCACGGCGCGACTTCATCTTGTCTCGCGCGAATGGATGGACACAACCATTCCGCGGTGGCGCGATGAGCCCGCAGGCGAGCCGGCTTATCTTGTGCAGGACGCCAACGTGCTCCAGCTTTCCCCGGCGCCAAGCATCGCCGGCACGCTGCTACTCGAGGGCTATCGGATGCCGAAAGCGATGGAGAGCGACGAGGACGAGCCCGAGATCCCGGCATTCCACCACGTCCATCTCGTTCAGTGGGCGATGCACGTCGGCTACTCGATCCCCGACGCCGAAACCTTCAACCCCGACAAGTCGCGCATCGCCGAGGCGGAGTTCTCGCGCTTTTTCGGCTCCAGGCCCGACGCCGATCTTCGCGCGAGCACGCGACATGACGAGGCGCAACGGATCGTCGCTTGGCTGTAG
- a CDS encoding DUF4043 family protein, whose product MTTKTNVPATAADKQRVLAAGLFAQSMQRNSTMGRLSGPMPKGEARAGEVVRKQTSTDLPIVKTVDLSRGKGDEVEFQFLQPVGAYPIMGSRTAEGKGTGLSYDTSRVRVNQARFPVDLGDTMTSLRSPVDFRRMGRPVAQSLMDSYMDQSLLLHMAGARGFHDNIEWRVPVASHPEFAEIAINSVRAPTKNRHFIADGTNGIAEFSQTGGVVDLATTDVLNMDVVDAIRTVMESIALPPPAVKIPGDVVAEDSPLRVLLVSPAQYHAFAQDPNFRQFQANALARAAKAKQHPLFLGECGLWNGVLLMKMPKPIRFYAGDALNYCASFTSETESTATVNASFGTTHAVDRAILLGGQAIAQAFAASGHGGMPFFWKEKEFDHDDKMELLIGAIQGISKVRWLVDQGNGEKHFTDHGVVAIDTAVSIIGARK is encoded by the coding sequence ATGACCACCAAGACCAACGTCCCGGCCACCGCCGCGGATAAGCAGCGCGTTCTCGCCGCGGGCCTCTTCGCCCAGTCGATGCAACGCAACTCCACCATGGGTCGCCTGTCCGGCCCCATGCCCAAAGGCGAGGCGCGAGCCGGCGAAGTCGTGCGCAAGCAGACCTCTACCGACCTGCCGATCGTCAAGACCGTCGATCTGTCCCGCGGCAAGGGCGACGAGGTCGAGTTCCAGTTCCTGCAACCTGTCGGCGCCTACCCGATCATGGGCAGCCGCACAGCCGAGGGTAAGGGCACTGGCCTGAGTTACGACACTTCGCGTGTCCGTGTGAATCAGGCCCGCTTCCCGGTGGATCTCGGCGACACCATGACCAGCCTGCGCTCGCCGGTGGACTTCCGCCGCATGGGCCGTCCGGTTGCGCAGTCGCTGATGGACAGCTACATGGACCAGTCGCTGCTGCTGCATATGGCTGGTGCGCGTGGCTTCCACGACAACATCGAGTGGCGGGTGCCGGTCGCATCGCACCCCGAGTTCGCCGAGATCGCAATCAATTCGGTGCGCGCCCCGACGAAGAATCGCCACTTCATCGCTGACGGCACCAACGGCATCGCCGAGTTCTCGCAGACGGGTGGCGTCGTTGATCTGGCGACGACCGACGTGCTCAACATGGATGTGGTCGATGCGATCCGCACCGTGATGGAATCGATCGCGCTGCCGCCGCCGGCCGTGAAGATCCCCGGCGACGTCGTTGCCGAGGACTCGCCGCTGCGTGTGCTGCTGGTTTCTCCGGCTCAGTACCACGCCTTCGCGCAAGACCCGAACTTCCGCCAGTTCCAGGCCAACGCCCTGGCGCGCGCTGCGAAGGCGAAGCAACACCCGCTGTTCTTGGGCGAGTGCGGGCTGTGGAACGGCGTCCTGCTGATGAAGATGCCCAAGCCGATCCGCTTCTACGCAGGCGACGCGCTGAACTACTGCGCCAGCTTTACCAGCGAGACGGAATCGACCGCCACGGTCAATGCCAGCTTCGGAACGACTCACGCGGTCGATCGCGCGATCCTGCTGGGCGGCCAAGCCATCGCCCAGGCGTTTGCCGCATCCGGCCACGGTGGCATGCCCTTCTTCTGGAAGGAGAAGGAGTTTGACCACGACGACAAGATGGAGCTGTTGATCGGCGCTATCCAGGGCATCAGCAAGGTTCGCTGGCTGGTCGATCAGGGCAACGGCGAAAAGCACTTCACCGACCACGGCGTCGTCGCCATCGACACCGCCGTTTCCATCATCGGCGCTCGCAAGTAA
- a CDS encoding Gp49 family protein — translation MNDHTIEQEIQAKGLTAPRVTPADIEANIVGEHYFTASQAVEAVEGCVHEIGKSPDWGTLQLLTFCVLVLRNGFTVPGESYCADAERFDAETGRNEARKDAITKAWPLMVYALKERLAGQA, via the coding sequence ATGAACGACCACACCATCGAGCAGGAAATTCAAGCCAAAGGGTTGACCGCGCCGCGCGTGACGCCCGCGGACATCGAGGCGAACATCGTCGGGGAGCACTACTTCACCGCATCGCAGGCCGTTGAAGCGGTAGAAGGCTGCGTGCACGAAATCGGCAAGTCGCCGGATTGGGGCACGCTGCAGCTTCTGACATTCTGCGTCCTCGTGCTCCGTAACGGCTTCACCGTGCCCGGCGAATCGTACTGTGCCGACGCTGAGAGATTTGATGCAGAGACGGGGCGCAATGAAGCCCGCAAGGATGCCATCACCAAGGCATGGCCGCTGATGGTCTACGCGCTGAAAGAGCGCCTCGCCGGCCAGGCATAG
- a CDS encoding PBSX family phage terminase large subunit — MLAEPPIAKLQITEKLEGLFTPRRYKVMHGGRGGGKSWAVAAALLVLAADRPLRILCAREVQKSMRDSVHRLLKDTIVRLGLQDFYEVLDTEIRGANGSMFLFSGLQSHTVDSIKSFEGVDVVWVEEAHGVSKKSWDVLIPTIRKDGSEIWLTLNPDMDTDETYQRFIATPSPDTWVCEINWRDNPWFPEVLNQERLKAKRSMLLEDYEHIWEGKPRTVAEGAIYRHEIQALYAENRVARVPYDPLLPVHTVWDLGWNDAMTIGFVQRSPMDVRIIDYIEDSHRTLDWYVAQIERRPYRWGHDYLPHDGRTRNFQTGKSTEDLLREMGRKPIVLAQTSVEEGIKVARMLFPRCYFDQDKTSRLLECLKRYRRALHTQTGEPMGPLHDEFSHGSDMFRYIGQAVPVMPASMEQNYEEPPPPDWRT, encoded by the coding sequence ATGCTCGCCGAGCCGCCAATAGCAAAGCTGCAGATCACCGAGAAGCTGGAAGGGCTTTTCACGCCACGCCGCTACAAGGTGATGCACGGCGGCCGTGGTGGCGGGAAATCGTGGGCTGTCGCTGCCGCGCTGCTGGTGCTTGCCGCAGACAGGCCGCTTCGCATCCTGTGTGCGCGCGAGGTTCAGAAGTCGATGCGCGACTCGGTGCATCGCCTGCTGAAGGACACGATCGTGCGCCTTGGTCTTCAGGACTTCTACGAGGTGCTCGATACCGAGATCCGCGGCGCCAACGGCTCGATGTTCCTGTTCTCCGGCCTGCAGTCGCACACCGTCGATTCGATCAAGTCATTCGAGGGCGTGGACGTTGTGTGGGTCGAGGAGGCCCACGGCGTCAGCAAGAAGTCATGGGACGTGCTCATCCCGACCATCCGCAAGGACGGATCGGAGATATGGCTGACGCTCAACCCGGACATGGACACCGACGAGACGTACCAGCGATTCATCGCAACGCCGTCGCCCGACACCTGGGTTTGCGAGATCAACTGGCGCGACAATCCGTGGTTCCCGGAAGTGCTGAACCAGGAGCGGTTGAAGGCCAAGCGCTCGATGCTGCTGGAGGATTACGAGCACATCTGGGAAGGCAAACCGCGCACCGTAGCCGAAGGTGCGATCTATCGCCACGAGATCCAAGCGCTCTACGCCGAGAACCGCGTCGCGCGCGTGCCCTACGACCCGCTGCTGCCGGTGCACACCGTGTGGGACTTGGGGTGGAACGACGCCATGACCATCGGCTTCGTGCAGCGCTCGCCAATGGACGTCCGGATCATCGACTACATCGAGGACTCGCACCGCACGCTCGACTGGTATGTGGCGCAGATCGAGCGCCGCCCGTATCGCTGGGGTCACGACTATCTGCCGCACGATGGCCGCACGCGCAATTTCCAGACGGGAAAGAGCACCGAGGATCTTCTGCGAGAAATGGGGCGTAAGCCGATCGTTCTGGCACAGACAAGCGTCGAGGAAGGCATCAAGGTCGCCCGCATGCTGTTCCCACGGTGCTATTTCGACCAAGACAAGACCAGCCGGCTGCTGGAGTGCCTGAAGCGCTACCGCCGCGCGCTGCACACGCAGACTGGCGAACCCATGGGGCCGCTGCACGACGAGTTCAGCCACGGCAGCGACATGTTCCGCTACATCGGCCAAGCCGTTCCGGTGATGCCGGCCTCGATGGAACAGAACTACGAAGAACCCCCGCCGCCCGACTGGCGCACCTGA
- a CDS encoding RusA family crossover junction endodeoxyribonuclease: MIEFVVPGEPVGKGRPRAFRMGDGVRMHTPEKTARYENLVAMAAQEAMAGRAPMEGAVAVGMVLVTVPPASWSMKKRNQALDGQIRPTTKPDCDNVLKAIADACNGIVWRDDKQITDVAIRKRYGMRPMAQVIVQPAEVFE; the protein is encoded by the coding sequence GTGATCGAGTTCGTCGTGCCGGGTGAGCCGGTAGGGAAGGGGCGCCCAAGAGCGTTCAGGATGGGCGACGGCGTGCGGATGCACACGCCGGAGAAGACTGCGCGCTACGAGAACCTGGTGGCGATGGCGGCACAAGAGGCCATGGCTGGACGTGCGCCAATGGAGGGCGCGGTGGCCGTCGGTATGGTCCTCGTGACGGTGCCGCCGGCATCCTGGTCGATGAAGAAGCGCAACCAGGCGCTCGATGGGCAGATCCGCCCGACCACGAAGCCCGACTGCGACAACGTGCTCAAGGCGATCGCCGATGCGTGCAACGGCATCGTGTGGCGCGACGACAAGCAGATCACCGACGTCGCGATTCGCAAGCGTTACGGCATGCGTCCGATGGCGCAGGTGATTGTTCAGCCGGCGGAGGTGTTCGAGTGA
- a CDS encoding DUF6475 domain-containing protein, whose protein sequence is MQQHEFDAFSDMLQAVAEYCGKPLSPGVIAIYWQGLKDLDLPAVRHALNAHVQNPDTGQFMPKIADVRRMLGGTTQDSALRAWAKIDKAVRHVGPYASVAFDDALIHRVLHDMGGWVGLSSKSEDEWPFVAKEFENRYRGYAMRNERPEYPPVLTGIAEAENVRRGLRSDPPRLIGDATKAEAVMQGGTRRPLIGFATASAAAIEASQPLRVIDGRSAA, encoded by the coding sequence ATGCAGCAACACGAATTCGACGCGTTCTCCGACATGCTCCAGGCGGTGGCCGAATACTGCGGCAAGCCGCTCTCGCCGGGCGTGATCGCGATCTACTGGCAGGGGCTGAAAGACCTTGACCTGCCGGCCGTGCGCCACGCGCTGAACGCCCACGTGCAGAACCCCGACACCGGACAGTTCATGCCGAAGATTGCCGACGTGCGCCGCATGCTCGGCGGCACAACGCAGGACTCCGCACTGCGCGCCTGGGCAAAGATCGACAAGGCCGTGCGCCACGTCGGCCCCTACGCCAGCGTGGCGTTCGACGATGCCCTGATCCACCGCGTGCTCCACGACATGGGCGGATGGGTTGGTCTGAGCTCGAAGAGCGAGGACGAGTGGCCGTTCGTTGCCAAGGAGTTCGAGAACCGCTATCGCGGCTACGCCATGCGCAACGAGAGACCCGAGTATCCGCCGGTCCTGACTGGTATCGCCGAGGCGGAAAACGTACGTCGCGGCCTGCGTTCCGATCCGCCGCGACTGATCGGCGACGCGACCAAGGCTGAAGCGGTGATGCAGGGCGGAACGAGACGACCGCTGATCGGCTTCGCGACTGCGTCGGCCGCTGCGATTGAGGCCTCGCAGCCGCTGCGCGTGATCGACGGCAGGAGCGCGGCATGA
- a CDS encoding YdaU family protein — protein MNYYEHHLGDYAKDTGHLSMLEHGAYRILLDRYYSTEAGIPAAQAYRLARARSDEERQAVDVVLEEFFELVDGVWHNGRADEEIERARQRIVTAQQNGKKGGRPRKNPTGSDSETQQKPDGFSSGSDSETQQKAHQAPGTRHQTPGEPKASESLNRSSTHEDPGALASAEPSPEVEPTEAGTICRRMRESGIQGVNPGHPKLLALLQAGITADELCGIAAEPNAAGKGMAWVLATAEGRRRDAAKVRPLPRASPTLADRNRQAADEAKRLIFGEG, from the coding sequence ATGAACTACTACGAGCACCACCTGGGCGACTACGCCAAGGACACGGGGCATCTCTCGATGCTTGAGCACGGGGCGTATCGCATCCTGCTCGACCGCTATTACTCCACGGAGGCAGGCATCCCCGCGGCGCAGGCTTATCGCCTTGCTAGGGCTCGCTCAGACGAGGAGCGCCAGGCCGTTGATGTCGTGCTGGAGGAGTTCTTCGAACTGGTCGATGGGGTGTGGCACAACGGGCGTGCCGACGAGGAAATCGAGCGAGCGCGTCAGCGCATCGTTACGGCACAGCAGAACGGCAAGAAGGGTGGGCGTCCTCGCAAAAACCCAACCGGTTCTGATTCGGAAACCCAGCAGAAACCCGATGGGTTTTCGTCGGGTTCCGATTCCGAAACCCAGCAGAAAGCTCACCAAGCACCAGGCACCAGACACCAGACACCAGGTGAACCAAAAGCGAGCGAATCACTGAACCGCAGTAGCACGCACGAGGATCCGGGCGCGCTCGCCTCTGCCGAGCCTTCCCCCGAAGTCGAGCCCACCGAGGCCGGCACGATCTGCCGACGGATGCGGGAATCGGGCATCCAGGGCGTGAATCCAGGCCACCCGAAACTGCTCGCCCTGCTGCAAGCCGGCATCACCGCCGACGAGCTGTGCGGCATTGCTGCCGAACCGAACGCGGCCGGCAAGGGCATGGCTTGGGTGCTGGCCACCGCTGAAGGCCGGCGCCGCGATGCGGCCAAGGTGCGACCGCTGCCGAGAGCATCCCCGACGTTGGCAGACCGCAATCGACAAGCGGCCGATGAGGCCAAGCGACTGATCTTCGGCGAGGGTTGA